A genomic window from Silene latifolia isolate original U9 population chromosome Y, ASM4854445v1, whole genome shotgun sequence includes:
- the LOC141631575 gene encoding uncharacterized protein LOC141631575: protein MVFLCETKLSGREMKTVRAKFDGYAGLEVDSVGRSGGLAFWWRKDIDFEFVSASVHYMDFIVRDVSGDWRVTGFYGWPAVADRHLSWQLLRILGRQSSLPWMCIGDFNEILFANEMKGGNRAQWQMNNFREAVEECGLADIQYEGYGYTWDNGQAGEANRQSRIDRAMGTGEWKDKLRMLDLFILSESSRIIHRLSLFWIDEGRGKGAFLSSGSSKCGWGRKVVRRLWRQIARLNEGGRSVEEVKKRRILVSEVADLCRKEEQFWRQRSRALWLKDGDRNPSFFHRQAGQRKAKNHIAKLVDDNGVTKVGDVAVSEVATGYFQGLFRRSRAREFGRC, encoded by the exons ATGGTGTTTCTTTGCGAGACAAAACTAAGTGGTCGTGAAATGAAGACTGTTCGCGCAAAATTCGATGGGTATGCGGGTTTGGAAGTTGATAGTGTGGGCAGGTCTGGCGGTCTCGCTTTCTGGTGGAGAAAGGATATTGATTTTGAGTTTGTGTCAGCTTCGGTTCAttatatggattttattgtgAGAGATGTGTCGGGAGATTGGCGAGTGACTGGTTTTTACGGGTGGCCCGCTGTTGCTGATAGGCACCTGTCTTGGCAACTGCTGCGGATTCTTGGGAGGCAATCTTCACTTCCGTGGATGTGTATCGGGGATTTCAATGAGATTCTCTTTGCTAATGAAATGAAGGGTGGGAATCGGGCGCAATGGCAGATGAACAATTTCAGGGAGGCAGTGGAAGAGTGTGGCTTGGCCGATATTCAATATGAGGGTTATGGGTATACTTGGGACAATGGACAAGCGGGGGAGGCTAATAGGCAAAGTAGAATCGATAGGGCGATGGGAACGGGTGAATGGAAAGATAAGTTACGCATGCTAGACTTATTCATCTTGAGTGAGAGTAGTCGGATCATTCACCGCTTAAGCTTATTTTGGATAGACGAGGGCAGAGGGAAAGGTGCATTCCTAAGTTCCGGTTCGAGCAAGTGTGGGTGGGGGAGGAAGGTTGTGAGGAGGCTGTG GAGACAAATTGCTCGGCTCAACGAAGGAGGGAGGTCAGTGGAAGAGGTAAAAAAGCGAAGGATATTGGTGAGCGAAGTGGCGGACTTGTGTCGAAAAGAGGAGCAATTTTGGAGGCAACGATCGAGGGCTTTATGGCTTAAGGATGGGGATCGGAACCCGAGTTTTTTCCATCGACAAGCAGGGCAGCGAAAGGCGAAAAATCATATAGCGAAACTGGTGGATGACAATGGTGTGACGAAAGTGGGTGACGTAGCTGTTTCCGAGGTGGCAACGGGGTATTTTCAGGGCCTGTTTAGGAGGTCGCGGGCTCGGGAATTTGGGAGGTGCTAG
- the LOC141631576 gene encoding uncharacterized protein LOC141631576, with the protein MGIREWVEGRWKELDEEGRELMMVGCWAIWEARNRVVFEDTRVEVGAIVKRVWDVVGEMEGARLEGLEQEKGDDRKGAVAQQKGWRVPEEGWVKLNVDAGVKEGVGVVCRDAVGSVCWGLAIQRREVWDPRIAEAVAVLDGMEEAARMGHDRIVVEGDCLEVMEALKQRKSGRSSFVLVIDDILNICSLFTSVRWSHVSRINNGVAHALAHVLPVSVGRSVWNRCLPDVVSRLLEL; encoded by the coding sequence ATGGGTATCCGTGAGTGGGTGGAAGGAAGGTGGAAGGAGTTGGATGAGGAGGGGCGTGAGCTGATGATGGTGGGGTGCTGGGCTATTTGGGAGGCGAGGAACCGGGTCGTATTTGAGGATACGCGGGTGGAAGTGGGTGCCATAGTTAAGCGAGTTTGGGATGTGGTGGGGGAGATGGAGGGAGCAAGGTTGGAAGGCTTGGAGCAAGAAAAGGGGGATGATAGGAAAGGAGCTGTAGCGCAACAGAAGGGTTGGCGGGTTCCGGAGGAGGGGTGGGTCAAGCTAAATGTGGATGCGGGGGTGAAGGAGGGTGTTGGAGTGGTGTGTCGGGATGCGGTGGGAAGTGTCTGTTGGGGGCTGGCGATTCAAAGGCGCGAAGTGTGGGACCCGAGGATAGCGGAAGCGGTGGCAGTGCTTGATGGTATGGAGGAAGCAGCTCGGATGGGGCATGATAGAATCGTGGTCGAAGGCGATTGTTTAGAAGTGATGGAGGCGCTGAAGCAACGGAAGTCAGGTCGAAGTTCGTTTGTCCTAGTTATAGATGATATTTTAAACATTTGTTCTTTATTTACGTCAGTTAGATGGTCGCATGTTAGTCGGATTAATAATGGGGTGGCTCATGCTCTTGCGCATGTGTTACCGGTGTCGGTAGGAAGATCTGTGTGGAATAGGTGTTTGCCCGATGTTGTAAGCCGTTTGCTTGAGTTATAA